A DNA window from Brassica napus cultivar Da-Ae chromosome C1, Da-Ae, whole genome shotgun sequence contains the following coding sequences:
- the LOC125580771 gene encoding BTB/POZ domain-containing protein SETH6-like — protein MGVVTVPESKQSVSGKKAFRPSSSIRHTPQWPVSDVTSDLTIEVGSASFSLHKFPLVSRSGRIRKLLLESKDTKNTYHLNLPGVPGGSEAFELAAKFCYGVVLQFTSANIASLRCVAHYLEMTEELSEKNLEVRTEAYLKDSIFNDISNSITVLHSIEKLLPVAEEISLVGRLVNAIAVNACKEQLVSGLLKLDQKFERLAPETEKPSDWWGRSLLILKLDFFQRVVSAMKSKGLNHEIISDILMSYARKSLQIIREPSLVKGSVVLDSDPQKKQRIVLEVIVGLLPTQANKNSIPVSFLSILLKTAIGSGTSVSCRSDLERRISHQLDQAILEDILIPANVGGAMYDTDSVQRIFSMFLNLDECDYEDDDDGDVVDESEMAMYDFEGPESPKQSSIFKVSKLMDSYLAEVALDSNLPPLKFIALAELLPDHARVVCDSLYRAIDIFLKVHPNMKDSERYRLCKTISCQKLSQDASSHAAQNERLPIQIAVQVLFYEQTRLKSTMTSGGGGSSACGSSQSQFFLFPGQFPNRSGSGMASGAISPRDNYASVRRENRELRLEVARMRMRLTDLEKDHVSMKREFVKPSRRTRYGLFRKLSRGLNKLNAIMLKFRRSQSVAGNGKHTEEKTNSEKRFMFQKRRCHSVS, from the exons ATGGGTGTTGTTACTGTTCCCGAGTCAAAGCAAAGTGTTTCTGGCAAAAAAGCATTTCGCCCAAGTTCAAGCATCAGACACACTCCTCAATG GCCGGTCTCGGACGTTACGAGTGACTTGACCATAGAAGTCGGCTCTGCAAGCTTTTCACTTCATAAG tttcCTCTCGTCTCTCGGAGTGGAAGAATCAGGAAGCTTCTTCTTGAATCAAAAGACACGAAGAACACTTACCACCTCAACCTACCCGGAGTTCCCGGCGGGTCAGAGGCCTTTGAGCTCGCAGCGAAATTCTGCTACGGCGTCGTTCTACAGTTCACGTCGGCAAACATCGCGTCCTTGCGATGCGTGGCTCATTACCTGGAAATGACGGAGGAGTTATCAGAGAAGAATCTGGAGGTGAGAACAGAGGCTTACCTGAAAGACTCGATCTTTAACGACATCTCCAACTCCATCACTGTTCTTCACTCCATCGAGAAGCTACTACCTGTAGCTGAAGAGATTAGTCTTGTCGGAAGGCTCGTGAACGCCATCGCTGTGAACGCTTGTAAAGAACAGCTCGTCTCTGGTTTGCTCAAGCTTGATCAGAAGTTTGAGAGGTTGGCCCCGGAGACGGAGAAACCTTCTGATTGGTGGGGAAGGTCTCTGCTCATCCTCAAGCTCGATTTCTTCCAGAGAGTTGTCTCCGCCATGAAGTCCAAAGGTCTGAATCATGAGATCATCAGCGATATACTGATGAGCTACGCTCGTAAGTCACTGCAGATCATCAGAGAACCGAGTCTCGTCAAAGGAAGTGTGGTTCTTGATTCGGATCCGCAGAAGAAACAAAGAATCGTCCTCGAAGTGATCGTTGGTCTCCTCCCGACACAAGCCAATAAGAACTCGATACCTGTCTCGTTCCTATCCATCTTGTTGAAGACAGCTATAGGATCCGGAACCTCTGTCTCCTGTCGATCGGATCTGGAGAGAAGGATAAGCCACCAGCTGGACCAAGCGATTCTCGAAGACATCTTGATTCCTGCGAACGTCGGCGGCGCCATGTACGACACTGACTCGGTGCAAAGAATCTTCTCCATGTTTCTGAATCTTGACGAGTGCGACTACGAAGATGACGACGATGGAGATGTGGTGGACGAGAGCGAGATGGCTATGTACGATTTCGAGGGGCCTGAGTCTCCGAAACAGAGCTCTATCTTCAAGGTCTCGAAGCTAATGGATAGTTATCTAGCTGAGGTGGCTCTCGACTCCAACCTCCCTCCTTTGAAGTTCATAGCTCTCGCTGAGCTTCTCCCGGACCATGCCCGCGTCGTCTGCGATAGTCTTTACCGAGCCATTGATATATTtcttaag GTTCATCCAAACATGAAAGATTCAGAGCGTTACCGTCTCTGCAAGACAATAAGCTGTCAGAAACTGTCTCAAGACGCAAGCAGCCATGCGGCACAGAACGAGAGACTTCCTATCCAGATAGCTGTTCAAGTCCTGTTCTACGAACAGACGCGGCTCAAGAGCACGATGAccagtggtggtggtggtagtaGTGCATGTGGTTCCAGTCAGAGCCAGTTCTTCTTGTTCCCGGGACAGTTTCCCAACCGTTCAGGAAGCGGGATGGCAAGCGGGGCGATTTCGCCCCGGGACAACTACGCATCGGTGAGAAGAGAGAACAGAGAGCTTAGGCTTGAGGTCGCGAGGATGAGGATGAGGCTGACTGATCTCGAGAAGGATCACGTTTCGATGAAGAGAGAATTCGTGAAGCCGAGCAGAAGAACTCGTTATGGACTGTTTAGGAAGCTCTCTAGAGGTCTGAACAAGTTGAACGCAATCATGTTGAAATTTAGAAGAAGCCAAAGTGTTGCCGGTAATGGTAAACATACCGAGGAGAAGACAAACTCGGAGAAACGCTTCATGTTTCAGAAGAGAAGGTGTCACTCTGTTTCTTGA
- the LOC106373555 gene encoding cytochrome P450 71A24-like has translation MQKMMMILLLLSIICVTILFLKKQSTGKKISTPRSPPTFPVIGNLHQLGRYPHRSLCSLSHRYGPRMLLHFGRVPVLEVSSADAAQDVLKTHDHVFASRPRSKIFRKLHYDGRDVGLAPYGEYWRQMKSVCVLHLLSNKMVRSFRDVRKEEIRIVMENIRKSNSSRINLSKLLASLTNDVICRVAFGKKYGGDTDFMELIERFEKLLGSFSIGTYVPWLAWLDWISGLDAEVEKTKNDFDEFLERVVKDHVDGGGDKNDFVHVLLAIQREKSIGFEIDRISIKAIIMVIKSYSDAIKF, from the coding sequence ATgcaaaagatgatgatgatacttCTTTTACTGTCAATAATTTGTGTTACCATTCTCTTCTTGAAAAAACAGTCAACAGGGAAGAAAATCAGTACACCAAGGTCACCGCCGACATTTCCGGTTATCGGGAACCTTCATCAGCTCGGCCGCTACCCTCACCGATCACTATGCTCTCTCAGCCATCGTTATGGTCCTCGCATGCTCCTTCACTTTGGCCGTGTCCCTGTTCTTGAAGTCTCTTCAGCGGACGCGGCTCAAGATGTTTTGAAGACCCACGACCACGTTTTTGCGAGCCGTCCACGATCGAAAATATTCCGAAAGCTGCACTACGACGGGCGTGATGTAGGCTTAGCTCCTTATGGAGAGTATTGGAGACAAATGAAGAGTGTGTGTGTCCTTCATCTCCTAAGCAACAAGATGGTACGGTCCTTTCGAGACGTACGAAAAGAAGAGATCAGAATAGTGATGGAAAATATCAGGAAATCAAATTCTTCGCGGATTAATCTAAGCAAGCTATTGGCGAGTTTAACTAACGATGTAATATGTAGAGTTGCTTTTGGAAAGAAATACGGTGGTGACACGGATTTTATGGAGTTAATAGAGAGGTTCGAGAAGCTATTGGGATCATTTAGTATCGGAACTTATGTACCATGGCTTGCATGGCTTGATTGGATCAGCGGTTTGGATGCTGAAGTAGAAAAGACGAAAAATGATTTTGATGAATTCTTAGAGAGAGTTGTAAAAGATCATGTAGATGGTGGCGGAGATAAGAATGATTTTGTCCATGTATTGCTAGCAATTCAGAGAGAGAAGAGCATCGGGTTTGAAATCGACCGAATAAGCATAAAGGCTATTATCATGGTAATAAAATCGTATTCAGATGCAATTAAGTTTTAG